A single genomic interval of Microbulbifer variabilis harbors:
- a CDS encoding CinA family protein, translated as MADHGEILSLAQQLGEELIKRCWLVTSAESCTGGAIAAAITSIPNASNWFDGSVVSYANRIKHGVLGVDAKDLKQFGAVSEPVARQMACGVLAMMDANLSVAVSGIAGPSGGTEEKPVGTVWIAWAHAEGQEPVQIDARCFHFKGDRATVQAQTVLEALKGMLKILEEHPV; from the coding sequence ATGGCTGATCATGGCGAGATATTAAGTTTGGCACAGCAGCTTGGTGAGGAATTGATAAAGCGCTGTTGGCTTGTAACCTCTGCGGAGTCCTGCACTGGTGGTGCGATTGCCGCGGCGATCACTTCTATTCCCAATGCGTCCAATTGGTTTGATGGTTCAGTCGTTAGTTATGCCAATCGCATCAAGCACGGTGTGTTAGGGGTGGATGCGAAGGACCTAAAACAGTTTGGTGCGGTCAGCGAACCAGTTGCCCGGCAAATGGCTTGTGGAGTGCTGGCTATGATGGATGCCAACCTGTCCGTGGCGGTAAGCGGTATTGCTGGTCCCAGTGGTGGTACCGAAGAGAAACCAGTCGGTACTGTGTGGATTGCCTGGGCTCATGCGGAAGGGCAGGAACCGGTTCAGATTGATGCTCGGTGTTTCCACTTTAAAGGGGATCGGGCCACAGTTCAGGCACAAACGGTGCTGGAGGCTCTCAAAGGGATGCTGAAGATCTTGGAGGAACACCCTGTTTAA
- a CDS encoding glycoside hydrolase family 16 protein, whose product MRIKQSVMVMTILGSCASPLINAKTLIWEDNFEGNSINKSVWTYDVGSWGWGNNELQDYTGNSNNAYIEEGNLVIQAQRNTDGSFTSARLKTIGRLSYRYGTIEARIKLPDLNAGLWPAFWQLGNNYGQVGWPACGELDILEAGMAEALESSSVNSAISSAFHWHHESDEYTGQADYGQSKNLIKDFGYSRDLTEGYHIFGMTWTPDHITMWVDDEANEIININSEDPAFDEFRQEHFLILNLAVGGIFPQIFSNEEITAPMPAKMYVDYIRIYDNDDNNYNTEITLAEDKAKLGNLGIYGDGEEISESLQLGTDTELYIWNNMESTASVDDNEALEFNIDAGDWFGMGFWMHYDLNMMHYQNGHLNLRIKTSSTETIGIGIASTGSGSDSWVDLIDGGEDYGLKRDGQWHLVSIPLSKYAVDFHTISQTIMVRGDAPAEGFTLAIDEIYFSEGEAKTIPAGIFSVYSETLEADSTFKLGSDGNLFVWENTLLEVSQSPFEGEKSLSYQSSGAGWFGMAFTANSYHDLSAYDNDRATLNFFLKTSSDTPFKVGMKSGSINNVEQKWIEFNKNPDPYEFVRDGQWHQISIPVSDFSDEVDMSNVIQLFEILGVEGDITNIEIDNIYFSSEASGSHCQHPPHKCHPHHGRQEQPKRKCKPCSPLSDFSNSDFSNDQLCNYRLGGHQHRCLDSAGE is encoded by the coding sequence ATGCGAATAAAACAATCAGTGATGGTTATGACTATCCTGGGAAGCTGCGCTTCTCCATTAATCAACGCAAAAACTTTAATCTGGGAAGATAATTTTGAAGGAAACAGTATTAATAAATCCGTCTGGACTTACGATGTAGGCAGTTGGGGCTGGGGCAATAACGAACTACAAGACTACACAGGCAATAGTAATAACGCCTATATCGAAGAGGGTAATCTGGTTATTCAGGCACAACGCAATACTGATGGCAGTTTTACATCTGCCCGCCTGAAAACGATTGGTCGACTCTCTTATCGATACGGTACGATTGAGGCCCGCATCAAACTACCTGATCTCAACGCCGGTCTCTGGCCGGCTTTTTGGCAGCTCGGTAATAACTATGGGCAGGTCGGCTGGCCCGCATGCGGTGAACTGGATATTCTCGAAGCCGGCATGGCCGAGGCGCTCGAAAGCAGCAGTGTCAATTCAGCGATTTCCAGTGCCTTCCACTGGCATCATGAGTCCGATGAATACACAGGACAAGCGGATTACGGTCAAAGTAAAAACCTCATCAAAGATTTTGGCTACAGTAGGGATTTAACCGAGGGTTACCATATTTTTGGTATGACTTGGACACCCGACCATATTACGATGTGGGTGGACGATGAAGCCAACGAAATTATCAACATTAACAGTGAAGACCCGGCGTTTGATGAGTTTCGTCAAGAGCACTTCCTGATACTCAACCTCGCTGTGGGCGGTATTTTCCCACAGATTTTTAGCAATGAAGAAATCACTGCACCGATGCCCGCCAAAATGTATGTGGATTATATCCGTATCTATGATAACGACGATAATAACTACAACACAGAAATCACCCTGGCCGAAGACAAGGCAAAATTAGGCAACCTAGGCATATACGGTGACGGTGAAGAGATTTCTGAGTCTTTGCAGCTTGGCACCGATACCGAACTCTATATCTGGAACAATATGGAATCCACCGCAAGTGTTGATGACAATGAGGCCTTGGAATTTAATATTGACGCTGGCGATTGGTTTGGCATGGGTTTTTGGATGCACTACGACCTAAATATGATGCACTATCAAAATGGTCACTTAAACTTACGTATCAAGACCAGCAGCACTGAAACGATTGGGATTGGTATCGCCAGCACTGGCAGTGGTAGCGATAGTTGGGTTGATTTAATCGATGGCGGTGAAGACTATGGGTTAAAACGAGATGGACAATGGCACTTGGTCAGCATTCCGCTAAGCAAATATGCTGTGGACTTCCACACCATTAGCCAGACCATAATGGTTCGTGGTGACGCACCTGCAGAGGGGTTCACCTTGGCCATTGATGAAATTTACTTCAGTGAGGGAGAGGCAAAGACTATCCCCGCTGGCATTTTTTCCGTATACAGTGAAACGCTCGAAGCCGATTCGACTTTTAAGCTGGGTAGCGATGGCAATTTATTCGTGTGGGAAAACACCCTGCTGGAAGTCTCTCAATCACCATTCGAAGGCGAAAAGTCCCTCTCCTACCAATCCTCTGGAGCCGGCTGGTTTGGCATGGCATTTACCGCCAACAGCTACCACGACCTATCCGCTTACGATAACGATAGAGCCACACTAAATTTTTTCCTTAAAACCAGCAGTGACACCCCTTTTAAAGTCGGCATGAAGAGTGGCAGCATCAATAATGTTGAACAAAAGTGGATCGAATTTAACAAAAACCCTGATCCCTATGAATTTGTCCGTGACGGCCAATGGCATCAAATATCCATCCCAGTCAGCGACTTCAGCGATGAAGTGGATATGTCCAACGTGATTCAGTTATTTGAAATATTAGGTGTAGAAGGAGATATCACTAATATTGAGATCGATAACATCTATTTTTCCAGTGAAGCCTCTGGATCTCACTGTCAGCACCCACCCCACAAGTGCCATCCACATCACGGGCGACAGGAGCAGCCTAAAAGAAAGTGCAAGCCCTGCAGCCCTCTAAGTGACTTCAGTAATAGTGACTTCAGCAATGATCAGCTCTGTAACTATCGACTGGGAGGTCATCAACACCGCTGTCTAGACTCTGCTGGAGAATAA
- a CDS encoding GNAT family N-acetyltransferase, producing MGVTQPSYKVQWLADIEIPLANKFYRMHGFRGKAKRHEDCAVVRNERGEVIGCGYLRRYESFKLLAGVAVAPEYQGRGVARLLLALLAKRFDRNTYTFPYIHLESFYLSLGFEVVEAELLPTPVAELYSSYLNQGRSISAMGYR from the coding sequence ATGGGAGTTACGCAGCCTTCTTATAAGGTTCAATGGTTGGCAGATATTGAGATTCCGCTAGCGAACAAATTCTATCGCATGCATGGATTTCGTGGCAAAGCCAAGCGACATGAAGATTGTGCAGTCGTGCGTAACGAGCGAGGTGAGGTGATTGGCTGTGGCTACCTGCGTAGATATGAATCTTTTAAATTACTTGCAGGGGTTGCGGTGGCCCCTGAGTACCAGGGGCGGGGAGTCGCGCGTTTATTGCTAGCACTCCTGGCTAAGAGGTTTGACAGGAATACCTATACCTTTCCCTATATCCACTTAGAGTCTTTTTATTTGTCGCTGGGCTTTGAGGTAGTGGAGGCCGAATTGCTGCCAACCCCTGTAGCTGAACTGTATAGTAGCTACCTGAATCAAGGGCGCTCCATATCAGCAATGGGTTATCGATAG
- a CDS encoding tRNA-uridine aminocarboxypropyltransferase yields MPRETCNTCLRPPNVCYCSALVSLTSTIKVVIIQHPQEEKHPFNTGRMAHLCLSNSEMMIAESLSTHQLNTLLCTPSALLYPSLEWLPDSGELNSNNHQSNKTSSKQAPVKQLIVLDATWKKSKKILHLNPQLQRLPRINLGGGLKSNYEIRKTSVADGLSTIESIAMAMQLLEGNNNFLKLLAPFEKMVELQQKSFTFEPA; encoded by the coding sequence ATGCCCAGAGAAACCTGCAATACTTGCCTGCGCCCACCCAATGTTTGCTATTGCAGCGCATTGGTTAGCCTAACAAGCACCATAAAAGTGGTGATCATACAGCACCCGCAGGAGGAGAAGCACCCATTCAATACAGGACGTATGGCACACCTATGCCTGAGTAACAGCGAAATGATGATAGCCGAGAGCCTATCGACCCATCAGCTAAATACTTTGCTTTGCACGCCCTCCGCCCTACTCTACCCATCCCTGGAATGGTTACCTGACAGTGGCGAGCTGAACTCTAATAATCACCAATCTAATAAAACTTCAAGTAAACAAGCACCTGTTAAGCAGCTGATCGTGCTAGATGCAACCTGGAAGAAATCCAAAAAAATTCTCCACCTCAATCCTCAATTGCAACGTCTTCCACGGATCAATCTTGGTGGGGGCCTAAAATCAAATTATGAAATCCGTAAAACTTCTGTAGCAGACGGGCTATCTACAATTGAAAGTATCGCCATGGCAATGCAATTGCTAGAGGGGAATAACAATTTTTTAAAATTGTTAGCGCCATTTGAAAAAATGGTTGAGCTGCAACAGAAGAGCTTTACATTTGAACCCGCGTGA
- a CDS encoding amidohydrolase family protein codes for MIVDAWAQHPTLRHSQDPVFESLRRWTKMPMPTTEIPIEMTLGMMDQGGVDRSLISAWVAPRNVMISNDEVAGFMAKAPDRLVGVGSVDISKPMEAVREIRRCVNELGFKAIRVLPWIWEVPPIDRRFYPVYTACCDLGVPFCTQIGHTGPLMPSEVGRPIYLDQVALDFPELKIVGGHIGYPWTDEAIAVATKHENVYIDTSAYTAKKYPQPLVEFMRGHGRNKVLFGTNYPMIMPAKALENLPELALGEDVEELFLSGNACRVFNL; via the coding sequence ATGATTGTTGATGCTTGGGCACAGCACCCAACATTACGGCACTCGCAAGATCCAGTCTTCGAGTCGCTACGCAGGTGGACGAAGATGCCTATGCCGACAACAGAAATCCCGATAGAGATGACTCTCGGAATGATGGATCAAGGTGGTGTGGATCGCAGTCTGATATCGGCTTGGGTTGCTCCCCGAAATGTCATGATCTCCAATGATGAAGTCGCAGGTTTCATGGCTAAGGCACCTGACAGGTTGGTTGGCGTGGGGTCAGTGGACATCTCGAAGCCGATGGAGGCTGTTCGAGAGATCCGACGTTGCGTAAACGAACTAGGTTTCAAAGCGATTCGGGTTTTGCCCTGGATTTGGGAGGTGCCGCCGATCGATCGCCGGTTTTATCCCGTGTACACAGCATGCTGTGATCTTGGTGTTCCGTTCTGCACCCAGATTGGTCACACCGGGCCGCTCATGCCGTCGGAGGTTGGTCGACCTATCTACCTAGATCAGGTGGCCCTGGATTTTCCTGAGCTAAAAATCGTCGGTGGTCACATTGGCTACCCTTGGACAGATGAGGCTATTGCGGTTGCTACAAAGCACGAAAACGTATACATCGACACGTCAGCGTACACCGCTAAGAAATACCCACAGCCTCTAGTCGAGTTTATGCGAGGACATGGCCGCAACAAAGTTCTCTTCGGCACAAATTACCCAATGATCATGCCCGCCAAAGCGCTCGAGAATCTTCCAGAGCTGGCGTTGGGAGAAGATGTGGAGGAGCTTTTCTTGAGTGGTAACGCATGCCGAGTATTCAATTTATAG
- a CDS encoding VOC family protein codes for MKDITRINHVGLRVRDLDVSREFYGKLGFEFIVGPVGPEPVAIVEHPSGVNINLILNASKDAPRKNVLMEGDMKYPGYTHIALEITDYDSAKSNVEALGFPITGEAEYNGAQFFFIRDPDGNVIEFHQPARS; via the coding sequence ATGAAAGATATAACCAGAATTAATCATGTAGGATTGAGGGTTAGAGATTTGGATGTCTCTCGTGAATTCTATGGCAAGCTAGGTTTTGAGTTTATAGTCGGCCCAGTTGGCCCTGAGCCAGTAGCTATAGTTGAGCATCCATCAGGAGTTAACATCAACTTGATCCTTAATGCTTCAAAGGATGCACCAAGGAAAAATGTGCTAATGGAAGGTGATATGAAATATCCAGGCTATACGCACATCGCTTTAGAAATAACAGACTATGATTCAGCCAAAAGTAACGTCGAAGCTCTGGGTTTTCCTATAACAGGGGAAGCCGAATACAACGGTGCTCAGTTTTTCTTTATAAGAGATCCAGATGGCAATGTTATAGAGTTCCATCAACCAGCACGCAGCTAA
- a CDS encoding IS110 family transposase has translation MEPQEINVGIDTSSKQLDIYVRPNGQFFSVTNNKEGIKDAIKQLQPLKPQRVLIESTGRLELEFVCAAYKAGLPIVVCNPLQVRNFAKSAGRLAKTDKLDAIDIAHFGEAMKPRLSSIKPEKLRNISDLLTVRNQCLEMSTMQKNRLKRMPKSVHKPIQAILKAIKKELEGVDKQLDKLVNSVAEWRQKRDLLLSAKGVGNVLAYTLMSELPELGKLNRKEIAALVGIAPMNRDSGSFQGKRYIRGGRHRVRTVLFVSMMSAIQCHPKLKPMYERLVAAGKPKKVALIACMRKQLTILNTMVKNNTYWDEKMA, from the coding sequence ATGGAACCTCAAGAGATCAATGTCGGTATCGATACCAGCAGTAAACAACTCGATATATATGTGAGACCTAATGGCCAGTTCTTTAGTGTTACCAATAACAAAGAGGGTATTAAAGACGCCATTAAACAACTACAACCGCTTAAACCGCAAAGAGTATTAATCGAGTCCACAGGAAGACTAGAATTAGAATTCGTCTGTGCTGCTTATAAAGCGGGACTGCCGATAGTTGTTTGCAATCCTTTACAAGTAAGAAACTTTGCAAAGTCAGCGGGGCGACTCGCCAAAACAGATAAGCTAGATGCAATTGATATCGCACATTTTGGTGAAGCAATGAAGCCAAGATTGTCATCAATCAAACCAGAAAAACTTAGAAATATTAGTGATTTACTGACGGTCAGGAACCAGTGCTTAGAAATGAGCACAATGCAAAAGAATCGCCTCAAGAGAATGCCCAAATCTGTTCACAAGCCCATTCAGGCTATCTTAAAAGCCATCAAGAAAGAGCTTGAAGGGGTCGATAAGCAACTTGATAAACTTGTTAACAGTGTTGCCGAGTGGCGACAAAAACGCGATCTCTTATTAAGTGCTAAAGGAGTTGGCAATGTACTGGCTTACACGCTAATGAGCGAACTTCCTGAGCTGGGCAAGTTGAACCGCAAAGAGATTGCGGCACTTGTGGGTATCGCCCCGATGAATCGTGATAGCGGCAGCTTCCAGGGTAAGCGCTATATTCGAGGTGGGCGACATCGTGTACGCACGGTTTTGTTTGTTTCTATGATGTCGGCAATACAATGCCACCCTAAATTAAAGCCAATGTATGAGCGCCTGGTCGCTGCTGGTAAACCAAAGAAAGTAGCCCTTATCGCATGTATGAGGAAGCAACTTACCATTCTAAATACGATGGTAAAAAACAACACTTACTGGGATGAGAAAATGGCTTAA
- a CDS encoding FRG domain-containing protein has product MNEIRINNFQELHEALERYRKDNRWMFRGHGNADWKLLPKAGRAPFDKTDDERMFRAWQRRSVEFLSPRPGNEWEWLAIAQHHGLATRLLDWTYQPLVAAFFATTSQDNCDAHIYCFKADQIYEKTDGSPFEADTLAKYKPHTVASRIVRQGGLFTLHPDPATPLDKSKSKKDTLELIVIDQEYRKLLPFELSHYGINHSSIFPDLDGLSNHINWFTSNNEYWITKEPGSDGI; this is encoded by the coding sequence CCTTAGAGCGATATCGAAAAGATAATCGATGGATGTTTCGTGGGCATGGCAATGCAGACTGGAAGCTTCTTCCAAAAGCCGGACGTGCGCCCTTTGATAAAACTGACGATGAAAGAATGTTTCGTGCATGGCAAAGAAGATCTGTAGAATTCTTATCGCCACGCCCAGGCAATGAATGGGAATGGCTTGCTATCGCTCAACATCATGGTCTAGCAACGCGGTTGCTGGATTGGACATATCAACCCTTAGTTGCTGCATTTTTCGCAACAACGAGTCAAGACAATTGCGATGCTCACATTTATTGTTTTAAAGCTGACCAAATCTATGAAAAGACTGATGGCTCACCATTTGAAGCTGATACTTTAGCTAAATATAAGCCACATACCGTAGCTTCAAGAATAGTTCGCCAAGGCGGCTTATTTACACTTCACCCTGATCCTGCGACGCCACTAGATAAATCAAAAAGCAAAAAAGACACTCTTGAATTGATTGTCATAGATCAGGAGTATCGCAAGCTATTACCATTTGAACTATCTCACTACGGAATAAATCACTCGTCCATTTTTCCTGACCTTGATGGACTGTCAAATCATATCAATTGGTTTACATCGAATAATGAATATTGGATTACAAAGGAGCCGGGCAGTGATGGCATCTAA